A window from bacterium encodes these proteins:
- a CDS encoding sigma-70 family RNA polymerase sigma factor, with amino-acid sequence MFTDSSDLDLVRRCAHDPHNEALWREFKRRYEGAIRHSVVRTLQRHNQHHAGALPAAVEDIVQDIYLRLLQHNCRAFQVFKGTTEVSWFCYLRVIATHITLNHLRNKNAGKRPPIDHSLDARTDFDRERQLNQGRTTGDHQSTTDEGIRMMELYDQINYCLDLALRGPNKARDKLLFQLYFFDGLSVEEIATNQGIGMTAHAVEVAISRVRQRLSHFVDWV; translated from the coding sequence TTGTTCACCGATTCATCCGATCTTGATCTGGTGCGAAGGTGTGCCCATGATCCCCATAACGAGGCACTCTGGCGCGAATTCAAAAGACGCTATGAGGGGGCCATCCGGCACAGTGTTGTTCGGACGCTGCAACGCCATAACCAGCACCATGCCGGCGCATTGCCGGCAGCCGTGGAAGACATTGTGCAGGATATCTACCTGCGGCTGCTGCAGCATAATTGCCGCGCCTTTCAGGTGTTCAAGGGTACCACTGAAGTGTCCTGGTTTTGTTACCTGCGCGTCATCGCCACGCACATCACGCTCAATCACTTGCGCAACAAGAACGCGGGAAAGCGCCCTCCCATCGACCATTCGCTCGATGCCCGCACCGATTTTGACCGCGAGCGGCAGTTGAACCAAGGCCGGACCACTGGCGATCACCAGTCGACGACCGACGAAGGCATTCGCATGATGGAATTGTACGATCAAATCAACTACTGCCTGGATTTGGCCTTGCGTGGTCCCAACAAAGCGCGCGACAAGCTCCTGTTTCAGCTCTACTTCTTTGACGGTCTCAGTGTCGAGGAGATTGCCACCAACCAGGGAATCGGCATGACAGCGCATGCGGTGGAGGTCGCGATTAGCCGCGTGCGGCAGCGGCTGTCGCATTTTGTTGACTGGGTGTGA
- a CDS encoding zf-HC2 domain-containing protein, with amino-acid sequence MAEHLTACEKCRRLDELAAHLEVIALQNYQKGERKVADRCPEVETLALYFSGLLPFLKKRRVEQHLAGCDSCRHVLAEMMRAESTTAVSGEESVEPALQSDSHSERVVGPAEGSKHESAAASSELTGIPAQAPGQSALWITLKARWRQMDFRPHQMAVAAVAVLLLTLTAGPKLIVWRSNYSAQAGMKRLAEHHEIRRGELRFAGDFLPAELAPRSGDSAEEDAAVARLLQKSLWWNQNNPIAKRGQALLSYFNGDFATARQGLAELLDSSRNEAGLWNDLGVVAEAAGDTTLALEYFNQALASDATLAAAHYNLAVLLQKLGRRVEAQRAWQRYQQVQDDPAWRRRAAERAQENSR; translated from the coding sequence ATGGCCGAGCATCTCACCGCGTGTGAGAAATGCCGCCGACTGGATGAACTTGCCGCGCATCTCGAAGTCATCGCGCTGCAGAACTATCAGAAAGGTGAACGAAAAGTTGCCGACCGCTGCCCGGAGGTGGAAACGCTGGCACTGTACTTTTCCGGTTTGCTGCCCTTCCTCAAGAAACGCAGGGTGGAACAACATTTGGCCGGTTGTGATTCGTGCCGCCATGTACTGGCGGAAATGATGCGGGCGGAATCCACCACCGCTGTCAGCGGTGAAGAATCCGTGGAACCGGCCCTGCAATCCGACAGCCACAGTGAGAGGGTTGTCGGACCGGCAGAAGGATCAAAACACGAGAGCGCTGCTGCAAGCAGTGAACTCACGGGAATTCCAGCGCAGGCGCCTGGACAATCCGCTCTCTGGATTACTCTCAAAGCTCGCTGGCGGCAGATGGACTTCAGGCCGCATCAGATGGCGGTGGCGGCAGTCGCTGTTTTGTTGCTAACCTTGACGGCGGGCCCCAAGTTGATCGTCTGGCGCAGCAATTATTCGGCACAGGCGGGGATGAAGCGGCTGGCGGAGCACCACGAAATCCGGCGGGGAGAATTGCGGTTTGCGGGCGATTTCCTGCCGGCAGAACTGGCGCCGCGCAGCGGAGATTCCGCGGAAGAAGATGCCGCAGTTGCGCGGTTGCTGCAAAAGAGCCTGTGGTGGAACCAAAACAACCCAATTGCCAAACGCGGTCAAGCCCTGCTTTCCTACTTCAATGGCGATTTCGCCACCGCCCGGCAAGGGTTGGCTGAATTGCTGGATAGCTCACGCAACGAAGCCGGGCTTTGGAATGACTTGGGGGTTGTGGCCGAGGCCGCGGGCGATACCACGCTGGCACTGGAGTATTTCAATCAAGCTCTGGCGAGCGATGCGACGTTGGCTGCGGCCCATTACAACCTGGCGGTGCTGCTGCAGAAGCTTGGCCGCCGGGTGGAAGCGCAGCGCGCATGGCAGCGCTATCAGCAAGTGCAAGATGACCCGGCTTGGC